One Tachysurus vachellii isolate PV-2020 chromosome 8, HZAU_Pvac_v1, whole genome shotgun sequence genomic window carries:
- the mab21l3 gene encoding protein mab-21-like 3, translated as MTNFTEEDLEHYLQNQVDLRHRQVSKSVEEVQKIIKDLTAEISSKDMRFHSIAHTGLHNNSFKDQPALASKWAALLQGRGPFNPAIQVLTPTLFLISVPVRGLTGYKERRARKWRYYTLSGSQLLSPVREPEKLHQWLELESFTSPIQDWHDDCVAIEGDLVPSKVVSAFKEQVEAAINTCGLSEKLSMQESLGPVVRVAVETSEVQIEVDLVPTVEVMNCWPRRARWPRLLQRWPSTECTRCIKSFGFNLMATSNYHWLLSFSRAEQVLLAGIDEDGGCRRKCYRVVRQLKEDVWCPGSKPVITTHHLQTLLFWTCEKYPSTRDWCNLRECVLRLVQKLHKCVSQRYLRHYFVCAYNLLKYTNTNELDDMSKKISEFLNNPSTYIN; from the exons ATGACGAACTTTACTGAGGAGGATCTGGAGCATTATTTACAGAATCAG GTGGATCTCAGACACCGGCAGGTCTCTAAATCTGTAGAGGAGGTgcaaaaaataatcaaagaccTAACTGCTGAGATCAGCTCAAAGGATATGCGCTTCCACTCCATTGCTCACACAGGACTTCACAATAACAGCTTCAAA GATCAGCCTGCTCTAGCATCAAAATGGGCTGCACTACTTCAGGGAAGGGGACCTTTCAATCCTGCCATTCAG GTGCTGACTCCCACTCTGTTCCTCATTTCTGTGCCAGTACGAGGTCTCACAGGTTATAAGGAAAGACGGGCACGTAAGTGGCGATATTACACACTGAGTGGTTCACAGCTTCTTTCACCCGTTCGAGAACCAGAGAAGCTGCACCAGTGGCTGGAACTAGAAAGCTTCACTAGTCCTATTCAGGATTGGCATGATGACTGTGTGGCGATCGAAGGTGATCTTGTTCCCTCCAAAGTAGTGAGTGCCTTTAAGGAGCAGGTAGAGGCAGCTATTAATACCTGTGGGCTGTCAG AGAAATTGAGCATGCAAGAGTCACTGGGCCCAGTGGTACGGGTGGCAGTAGAGACATCAGAAGTACAGATAGAAGTGGATCTAGTGCCCACAGTGGAGGTAATGAACTGCTGGCCCAGGAGAGCTCGCTGGCCTCGTTTACTACAGCGTTGGCCTTCCACAGAGTGTACTCGCTGTATTAAG TCCTTTGGTTTCAACCTCATGGCTACTTCTAATTACCACTGGCTGCTGTCTTTCTCACGGGCAGAGCAGGTGCTGCTGGCTGGCATAGATGAGGACGGTGGCTGTCGAAGGAAGTGTTACAGGGTTGTGCGTCAGCTGAAGGAGGACGTTTggtgtccagggagcaaacctGTCATCACTACCCACCATTTACAA ACTCTGCTGTTCTGGACGTGTGAGAAGTATCCGAGCACCAGGGATTGGTGCAACTTACGAGAGTGTGTGCTGCGACTGGTGCAGAAGCTGCATAAATGTGTGTCACAACGTTACCTCAGACACTACTTTGTGTGTGCCTACAACCTCCTGAAGTACACCAACACAAACGAACTAGATGATATGTCCAAGAAGATCTCCGAGTTCCTCAACAATCCAAGCACCTATATTAATTAG
- the atp1a1b gene encoding sodium/potassium-transporting ATPase subunit alpha-1b, protein MGRGEGGRDQYDLAATSEQSGKKKNKKRKEMDELKKEVDMDDHKLSLDELHRKYGTDLSKGLASSRAQEILARDGPNALTPPPTTPEWVKFCKQMFGGFSMLLWTGAVLCFLAYGIQAAMEDEPANDNLYLGVVLSAVVIITGCFSYYQEAKSSKIMDSFKNLVPQQALVIRDGEKMHINAEDVVLGDLVEVKGGDRIPADVRIISASGCKVDNSSLTGESEPQTRSPDYSNDNPLETRNIAFFSTNCVEGTARGIVVSTGDRTVMGRIATLASGLEVGRTPISIEIEHFIHLITGVAVFLGLSFFILSLVLGYSWLEAVIFLIGIIVANVPEGLLATVTVCLTLTAKRMAKKNCLVKNLEAVETLGSTSTICSDKTGTLTQNRMTVAHMWFDNQIHEADTTEDQSGTSFDRSSPSWTSLARIAGLCNRAVFLAEQTEIPILKRDVAGDASESALLKCIELCCGSVKEMRDKYTKVAEIPFNSTNKYQLSVHKNPDSASDSKYLLVMKGAPERILDRCSNIMIQGKSQPLDEDMREAFQNAYLELGGLGERVLGFCQYFLPEEQFPEGFQFDTEETNFPTENLCFVGLMSMIDPPRAAVPDAVGKCRSAGIKVIMVTGDHPITAKAIAKGVGIISEGNETVEDIAARLNIPINEVNPRDAKACVVHGGDLKDLSAEQLDDILKYHTEIVFARTSPQQKLIIVEGCQRQGAIVAVTGDGVNDSPALKKADIGVAMGIAGSDVSKQAADMILLDDNFASIVTGVEEGRLIFDNLKKSIAYTLTSNIPEITPFLFFIIANIPLPLGTVTILCIDLGTDMVPAISLAYEAAESDIMKRQPRNPKTDKLVNERLISIAYGQIGMIQALAGFFTYFVILAENGFLPARLLGIRVYWDDKYFNDLEDSYGQQWTYEQRKIVEFTCHTAFFTSIVIVQWADLIICKTRRNSVFQQGMKNKILIFGLFEETALAAFLSYCPGMGVALRMYPLKPNWWFCAFPYSLLIFVYDEIRKLILRRYPGGWVERETYY, encoded by the exons ATGGGACGCGGA GAAGGAGGGCGAGATCAATATGATCTGGCAGCAACGTCAGAGCAAAGtgggaagaaaaagaacaagaaaagaaaagaaatggatGAGCTGAAAAAGGAAGTGGATATG gaTGATCACAAGCTGAGCTTAGATGAGCTTCATCGTAAATATGGTACAGACTTGAGCAAG GGCCTTGCATCCTCACGTGCACAAGAAATTCTTGCCCGAGATGGCCCCAATGCACTCACTCCTCCACCTACCACACCAGAGTGGGTAAAGTTCTGTAAGCAGATGTTTGGTGGTTTCTCCATGCTGCTGTGGACTGGTGCTGTTCTCTGCTTCCTTGCTTATGGTATTCAAGCAGCAATGGAAGATGAACCAGCCAATGATAAT CTCTATTTGGGAGTTGTGCTTTCAGCTGTTGTCATCATCACTGGTTGCTTCTCGTACTATCAAGAAGCCAAAAGCTCAAAAATTATGGACTCCTTCAAGAACCTAGTGCCCCAG CAAGCTCTGGTGATCCGTGACGGTGAGAAAATGCACATAAATGCTGAGGATGTGGTGCTGGGTGATCTGGTGGAGGTTAAAGGTGGAGACAGGATCCCGGCAGATGTGCGTATCATTTCTGCAAGTGGTTGCAAG GTGGACAACTCGTCTCTTACCGGAGAGTCAGAACCTCAGACTCGTTCTCCAGATTACTCCAATGATAACCCACTGGAGACCAGGAATATTGCTTTCTTCTCTACCAACTGTGTGGAAG GCACTGCGCGCGGTATCGTCGTCAGCACTGGTGATCGTACTGTCATGGGCCGAATAGCCACGCTTGCGTCTGGGCTTGAAGTGGGCAGGACGCCCATCTCTATTGAAATTGAGCACTTCATCCACCTCATAACAGGGGTGGCTGTATTTCTTGGACtttccttcttcatcctctCGCTAGTTTTGGGCTACAGTTGGCTTGAAGCAGTCATCTTCCTCATTGGAATCATTGTGGCAAATGTGCCTGAAGGTCTTCTCGCTACTGTTACT GTGTGTCTCACATTGACAGCAAAACGCATGGCAAAGAAGAACTGCCTAGTGAAGAATCTTGAGGCTGTGGAAACCTTGGGCTCCACTTCGACCATCTGCTCAGACAAAACAGGAACCCTGACACAGAACCGCATGACTGTTGCACACATGTGGTTTGACAACCAGATCCATGAAGCTGACACCACCGAAGACCAGAGCGGAACCAGCTTTGATCGGAGCTCACCTAGCTGGACCTCCTTGGCCCGCATTGCTGGTCTTTGCAATAGGGCTGTTTTCTTAGCAGAGCAAACTGAGATTCCTATTTTAAAG AGAGATGTTGCTGGAGATGCCTCAGAGTCTGCCCTCCTGAAGTGTATTGAACTTTGTTGTGGATCTGTAAAAGAGATGAGGGACAAATATACAAAAGTGGCAGAAATCCCCTTCAATTCAACTAATAAATACCAG ctCTCAGTGCACAAGAACCCAGATTCTGCATCTGATTCCAAATACTTGCTTGTAATGAAAGGAGCACCAGAGAGAATACTAGACCGCTGTAGCAACATAATGATACAAGGAAAATCTCAGCCCCTGGACGAGGACATGAGAGAAGCTTTTCAAAATGCTTACCTGGAGCTCGGAGGGCTTGGAGAGAGAGTATTGG GATTTTGCCAGTACTTCTTACCTGAGGAACAGTTTCCAGAGGGCTTCCAGTTTGATACAGAAGAGACAAACTTTCCTACTGAGAATCTGTGCTTTGTTGGTCTCATGTCCATGATTGATCCCCCACGTGCAGCAGTGCCAGATGCTGTGGGAAAGTGCAGGAGTGCTGGCATTAAG gttATAATGGTCACTGGTGATCATCCAATCACTGCTAAGGCTATTGCCAAAGGTGTTGGAATTATCTCTGAGGGCAATGAGACTGTTGAAGACATTGCTGCACGCTTGAACATTCCTATCAATGAAGTCAATCCAAG agaTGCTAAAGCATGTGTGGTCCATGGTGGAGATCTGAAAGACCTTAGTGCAGAACAGTTAGATGACATCCTAAAATACCACACAGAGATTGTATTTGCTAGAACCTCACCACAGCAGAAACTGATCATTGTCGAAGGGTGTCAGCGACAG GGAGCCATTGTGGCTGTTACAGGTGATGGTGTGAATGATTCTCCAGCTTTGAAGAAAGCTGACATTGGCGTTGCTATGGGCATTGCTGGATCAGATGTATCCAAGCAGGCTGCTGACATGATCCTTCTTGATGACAACTTTGCATCAATTGTGACTGGAGTAGAAGAAG GCCGGCTGATCTTTGACAACCTGAAGAAGTCCATTGCATACACTCTGACCAGTAACATCCCCGAGATAACACCTTTTCTGTTCTTCATCATTGCTAACATCCCTCTGCCACTGGGAACTGTCACCATTCTATGTATTGACCTTGGAACAGACATG GTTCCGGCTATTTCCCTGGCATATGAAGCTGCTGAGAGTGATATCATGAAGAGACAGCCCAGAaaccccaaaacagacaagctAGTAAATGAAAGACTCATTAGTATTGCGTATGGCCAAATAG gtatgATTCAGGCTCTAGCTGGCTTCTTCACCTATTTTGTTATCCTGGCTGAAAATGGGTTCCTGCCAGCAAGACTGCTTGGAATCCGTGTGTATTGGGATGACAAATATTTCAATGATCTTGAGGACAGCTATGGACAGCAGTGG ACATATGAACAGAGAAAGATTGTGGAGTTCACCTGCCACACTGCCTTCTTCACCAGCATTGTGATTGTGCAGTGGGCTGACCTGATCATCTGCAAGACCAGGAGGAACTCTGTCTTCCAGCAAGGAATGAA gAATAAAATCCTTATATTTGGACTGTTTGAGGAAACTGCTCTTGCAGCATTCCTGTCTTACTGCCCAGGGATGGGTGTGGCTCTGAGAATGTATCCGCTCAA ACCCAACTGGTGGTTCTGTGCTTTCCCATACTCTCTCCTCATCTTTGTCTATGATGAAATCAGAAAGCTCATCCTCAGGCGCTATCCTGGAG GCTGGGTCGAGAGAGAGACATACTATTAG